The window CTGGCCAACCTGATCGATTGCTGCAGCGGGGAGCTCGAGTTGTCGGAGCAGTGGGCGAACCAGGTGGGTGTCGACTGGTCCAGGCTTGAGCAGGCCCTGATGGAACTCGGCGGGTACTGCGACTGCGAGGTCGAGGCGAACGTCTGCCCGGACTAAATCCCTCGAAACTGTCGGACCCCACGTCTAGGGTTCGGCGAGTGGGTGGGAATGGCGCGCTGGTGCGCGCGGATGGGCTGACCAAGCGCTTCGGGGAGTTCGAGGCGGTCCGGGGCATCGACCTCGACGTGCGGCCGGGGGAGGCGTTCGGCTTCCTCGGGCCCAACGGCGCGGGCAAGTCCTCGACGATGCGGATGATCTCCTGCGTGTCCCCGCGCAGCGGCGGTGAGCTGACCGTCCTCGGCATGGACCCCGACCGGCAGGGACCGCAGATCCGCGCCCGCCTGGGCGTGGTGCCGCAGCTCGACAATCTCGACAACGACCTCTCGGTCCGGCAGAACCTGCACATCTACGGCCGCTATTTCGGCCTCGGTAAAGCACATCTGCGCGAGAAGGCCGCAGAACTCCTCGATTTCGCGCAGCTCACCGAGCGCGCCGACGACCCGGTTGAGCCGCTCTCCGGCGGCATGAAGCGGCGCCTGACCATCGCGCGCTCGCTGATCAACGATCCCGAGCTGCTGCTGCTCGACGAACCCACCACCGGGCTCGACCCGCAGGCGCGGCATCTGTTGTGGGACAAGCTGTTCCGGCTCAAGCAGGACGGCGTGACGCTGATCGTCACCACGCACTACATGGATGAGGCAGAGCAACTTTGCGACCGTCTCGTCGTCATGGACAACGGCCGGATCGCCGCCGAGGGCAGCCCCGGGGAGCTGATCGCCAAGCACTCCACCCGCGAGGTCCTGGAACTGCGCTTCGCCCCGGGGACGCAGCAGGACGTCGAGCCGCTCGTCACCGACCTCGCCGACCGCGTCGAAGTCCTGCCCGACCGTCTGCTGCTCTACACCGCCGACGGCGAGGCGGCCCTGGCCGCGGCGCACTCGCGCGGTGTCCAACCGGTGTCGAGCCTCGTCCGCCGCAGCACGCTGGAGGACGTCTTCCTCCGCCTCACCGGCCGGACGCTGGTGGACTGATGACCTCCGTCCTCGCCCGGCCCGCCACCGGCCGCGTCCTGAGCCCGACCCGCGCGTCGCTGCTCGTCGTCGACGGCCTGTGGACCTGGTACCGCCGCAACTGGCGGGCCTCGGTCACCTCCGGCTTCCTTCAGCCCGTGCTCTACCTGGTCGCCCTCGGGTTCGGCTTCGGCTCGCAGGTGACGGCGAGCCCGACGACCCTGGGCCTGCCGTACGTGCAGTACCTGGCGCCCGCGCTGCTCGTCGCGTCCCTGATGCAG is drawn from Actinokineospora alba and contains these coding sequences:
- a CDS encoding DUF2695 domain-containing protein, which gives rise to MDKAARKAILRELREQERARWWATLGLTSAQLDALHEHILANLIDCCSGELELSEQWANQVGVDWSRLEQALMELGGYCDCEVEANVCPD
- a CDS encoding ABC transporter ATP-binding protein, yielding MGGNGALVRADGLTKRFGEFEAVRGIDLDVRPGEAFGFLGPNGAGKSSTMRMISCVSPRSGGELTVLGMDPDRQGPQIRARLGVVPQLDNLDNDLSVRQNLHIYGRYFGLGKAHLREKAAELLDFAQLTERADDPVEPLSGGMKRRLTIARSLINDPELLLLDEPTTGLDPQARHLLWDKLFRLKQDGVTLIVTTHYMDEAEQLCDRLVVMDNGRIAAEGSPGELIAKHSTREVLELRFAPGTQQDVEPLVTDLADRVEVLPDRLLLYTADGEAALAAAHSRGVQPVSSLVRRSTLEDVFLRLTGRTLVD